In a genomic window of Tursiops truncatus isolate mTurTru1 chromosome 7, mTurTru1.mat.Y, whole genome shotgun sequence:
- the CCNT2 gene encoding cyclin-T2 isoform X5, whose translation MIISPTALFLAAKVEEQARKLEHVIKVAHACLHPLEPLLDTKCDAYLQQTQELVLLETIMLQTLVLFISGFEITIEHPHTDVVKCTQLVRASKDLAQTSYFMATNSLHLTTFCLQYKPTVIACVCIHLACKWSNWEIPVSTDGKHWWEYVDPTVTLELLDELTHEFLQILEKTPSRLKRIRNWRANQAAKKPKVDGQVSETPLLGSSLVQNSILVDSVTGVPTNPSFQKPSTSTFPAPVPLNSGNISVQDSHASDNLSVLATGMPSTSYGLSSHQEWPQHQESARTEQIYSQKQETSLSGSQYSINFQQGPSVSLHSGLHHRPDKISDHSNIKQDYTHKAGSSKHHGPSSATPGVIPQKMSLDKYREKRKLETLDLDARDHYIAAQVEQQHKHVQSQAASSSSVTSPIKMKIPITNAEKPEKYMADKKEKSGSLKLRIPIPPTDKSVSKEELKMKIKVSSSERHSSSDEGSGKSKHSSPHISRDHKEKHKEHPSNRHHPSSHKYSHSYSGSSSGGSKHSADGIPPAVLRSPVGLSSDGISSSSSSSRKKLHINDASHNHHSKMSKSSKSSGSSSSSSSSVKQYVSSHNSVFNHPLPPPPPVTYQVGYGHLSTLVKLDKKPVETNGPDVNHEYSTNSQHMDYKDTFDMLDSLLSAQGMNM comes from the exons TGCTTTTCATTTCAGGTTTTGAGATCACCATTGAACACCCACACACAGATGTGGTGAAATGTACCCAGTTAGTAAGAG caAGCAAGGATTTGGCACAGACATCCTATTTCATGGCTACCAACAG TCTGCATCTTACAACCTTCTGTCTTCAGTATAAACCAACAGTGATAGCATGTGTATGCATTCATTTGGCTTGCAAATGGTCCAATTGGGAGATTCCCGTGTCAACTGATGGAAAACATTGGTGGGAATATGTGGATCCTACAGTTACTCTGGAATTACTAGATG AGCTAACACATGAGTTTCTACAAATATTGGAGAAAACGCCTAGTAGGTTGAAGAGGATTCGAAACTGGAGG gCTAATCAGGCGGCTAAGAAACCAAAAGTAGATGGACAAGTATCAGAAACACCACTTCTTGGTTCATCTTTGGTCCAGAATTCCATTTTAGTAGATAGTGTTACTGGTGTGCCTACCAACCCAAGTTTTCAGAAACCATCTACATCAACATTCCCTGCACCAGTACCTCTaaattcaggaaatatttctGTTCAAGACAGCCATGCATCTGATAATTTGTCAGTGCTAGCAACAGGAATGCCAAGTACCTCATATGGTTTGTCATCACACCAAGAATGGCCTCAACATCAAGAGTCGGCAAGGACAGAACAGATATATTCACAGAAACAGgagacatctttgtctggtaGCCAGTACAGCATCAACTTCCAGCAGGGACCTTCTGTATCACTGCATTCAGGACTACATCACAGACCTGACAAAATTTCTGACCATTCTAATATTAAGCAAGATTATACTCATAAAGCAGGAAGCAGTAAACACCATGGGCCAAGTTCTGCTACTCCTGGAGTAATTCCTCAGAAAATGTCTTTagataaatacagagaaaaacgTAAGCTAGAAACCCTTGATCTGGATGCAAGGGATCATTATATAGCTGCCCAGGTAGAACAGCAACACAAACATGTACAGTCCCAGGCAGCCAGCAGCAGTTCTGTAACCTCtcccattaaaatgaaaattcccaTTACAAATGCtgaaaaacctgaaaaatatATGGCAGATAAGAAGGAAAAGAGTGGATCACTGAAATTACGGATTCCAATACCACCCACTGATAAAAGTGTCAGTAAAGAAGAactgaaaatgaagataaaagttTCTTCCTCAGAAAGGCACAGCTCTTCTGATGAAGGCAGTGGGAAGAGCAAGCATTCCAGCCCGCATATTAGCAGGGACCATAAGGAGAAGCACAAGGAGCATCCTTCCAACCGCCACCACCCCAGCAGTCACAAGTATTCCCACTCATacagtggcagcagcagtggtGGCAGCAAGCACAGTGCTGATGGGATACCACCCGCTGTTCTGAGGAGTCCTGTTGGCCTGAGCAGTGATGGCATTTCCTCTAGTTCCAGCTCTTCAAGGAAGAAGCTGCATATCAATGATGCATCTCACAACCATCACTCCAAAATGAGCAAAAGTTCCAAAAGTTCAGGTAGTTCATCTAGTTCTTCCTCCTCTGTTAAGCAGTATGTATCCTCTCACAACTCTGTTTTTAACCATCCCttaccccctcctccccctgtcACATACCAGGTGGGCTACGGACATCTCAGCACCCTCGTGAAACTGGACAAGAAGCCAGTGGAGACCAACGGTCCTGATGTCAATCACGAGTACAGTACAAACAGCCAGCATATGGACTACAAAGACACATTCGACATGCTGGACTCGCTGTTAAGTGCCCAAGGAATGAACATGTAA
- the CCNT2 gene encoding cyclin-T2 isoform X10: MKYPRAYLQQTQELVLLETIMLQTLVLFISGFEITIEHPHTDVVKCTQLVRASKDLAQTSYFMATNSLHLTTFCLQYKPTVIACVCIHLACKWSNWEIPVSTDGKHWWEYVDPTVTLELLDELTHEFLQILEKTPSRLKRIRNWRANQAAKKPKVDGQVSETPLLGSSLVQNSILVDSVTGVPTNPSFQKPSTSTFPAPVPLNSGNISVQDSHASDNLSVLATGMPSTSYGLSSHQEWPQHQESARTEQIYSQKQETSLSGSQYSINFQQGPSVSLHSGLHHRPDKISDHSNIKQDYTHKAGSSKHHGPSSATPGVIPQKMSLDKYREKRKLETLDLDARDHYIAAQVEQQHKHVQSQAASSSSVTSPIKMKIPITNAEKPEKYMADKKEKSGSLKLRIPIPPTDKSVSKEELKMKIKVSSSERHSSSDEGSGKSKHSSPHISRDHKEKHKEHPSNRHHPSSHKYSHSYSGSSSGGSKHSADGIPPAVLRSPVGLSSDGISSSSSSSRKKLHINDASHNHHSKMSKSSKSSGSSSSSSSSVKQYVSSHNSVFNHPLPPPPPVTYQVGYGHLSTLVKLDKKPVETNGPDVNHEYSTNSQHMDYKDTFDMLDSLLSAQGMNM; the protein is encoded by the exons TGCTTTTCATTTCAGGTTTTGAGATCACCATTGAACACCCACACACAGATGTGGTGAAATGTACCCAGTTAGTAAGAG caAGCAAGGATTTGGCACAGACATCCTATTTCATGGCTACCAACAG TCTGCATCTTACAACCTTCTGTCTTCAGTATAAACCAACAGTGATAGCATGTGTATGCATTCATTTGGCTTGCAAATGGTCCAATTGGGAGATTCCCGTGTCAACTGATGGAAAACATTGGTGGGAATATGTGGATCCTACAGTTACTCTGGAATTACTAGATG AGCTAACACATGAGTTTCTACAAATATTGGAGAAAACGCCTAGTAGGTTGAAGAGGATTCGAAACTGGAGG gCTAATCAGGCGGCTAAGAAACCAAAAGTAGATGGACAAGTATCAGAAACACCACTTCTTGGTTCATCTTTGGTCCAGAATTCCATTTTAGTAGATAGTGTTACTGGTGTGCCTACCAACCCAAGTTTTCAGAAACCATCTACATCAACATTCCCTGCACCAGTACCTCTaaattcaggaaatatttctGTTCAAGACAGCCATGCATCTGATAATTTGTCAGTGCTAGCAACAGGAATGCCAAGTACCTCATATGGTTTGTCATCACACCAAGAATGGCCTCAACATCAAGAGTCGGCAAGGACAGAACAGATATATTCACAGAAACAGgagacatctttgtctggtaGCCAGTACAGCATCAACTTCCAGCAGGGACCTTCTGTATCACTGCATTCAGGACTACATCACAGACCTGACAAAATTTCTGACCATTCTAATATTAAGCAAGATTATACTCATAAAGCAGGAAGCAGTAAACACCATGGGCCAAGTTCTGCTACTCCTGGAGTAATTCCTCAGAAAATGTCTTTagataaatacagagaaaaacgTAAGCTAGAAACCCTTGATCTGGATGCAAGGGATCATTATATAGCTGCCCAGGTAGAACAGCAACACAAACATGTACAGTCCCAGGCAGCCAGCAGCAGTTCTGTAACCTCtcccattaaaatgaaaattcccaTTACAAATGCtgaaaaacctgaaaaatatATGGCAGATAAGAAGGAAAAGAGTGGATCACTGAAATTACGGATTCCAATACCACCCACTGATAAAAGTGTCAGTAAAGAAGAactgaaaatgaagataaaagttTCTTCCTCAGAAAGGCACAGCTCTTCTGATGAAGGCAGTGGGAAGAGCAAGCATTCCAGCCCGCATATTAGCAGGGACCATAAGGAGAAGCACAAGGAGCATCCTTCCAACCGCCACCACCCCAGCAGTCACAAGTATTCCCACTCATacagtggcagcagcagtggtGGCAGCAAGCACAGTGCTGATGGGATACCACCCGCTGTTCTGAGGAGTCCTGTTGGCCTGAGCAGTGATGGCATTTCCTCTAGTTCCAGCTCTTCAAGGAAGAAGCTGCATATCAATGATGCATCTCACAACCATCACTCCAAAATGAGCAAAAGTTCCAAAAGTTCAGGTAGTTCATCTAGTTCTTCCTCCTCTGTTAAGCAGTATGTATCCTCTCACAACTCTGTTTTTAACCATCCCttaccccctcctccccctgtcACATACCAGGTGGGCTACGGACATCTCAGCACCCTCGTGAAACTGGACAAGAAGCCAGTGGAGACCAACGGTCCTGATGTCAATCACGAGTACAGTACAAACAGCCAGCATATGGACTACAAAGACACATTCGACATGCTGGACTCGCTGTTAAGTGCCCAAGGAATGAACATGTAA
- the CCNT2 gene encoding cyclin-T2 isoform X8, producing MEIISPTALFLAAKVEEQARKLEHVIKVAHACLHPLEPLLDTKCDAYLQQTQELVLLETIMLQTLVLFISGFEITIEHPHTDVVKCTQLVRASKDLAQTSYFMATNSLHLTTFCLQYKPTVIACVCIHLACKWSNWEIPVSTDGKHWWEYVDPTVTLELLDELTHEFLQILEKTPSRLKRIRNWRANQAAKKPKVDGQVSETPLLGSSLVQNSILVDSVTGVPTNPSFQKPSTSTFPAPVPLNSGNISVQDSHASDNLSVLATGMPSTSYGLSSHQEWPQHQESARTEQIYSQKQETSLSGSQYSINFQQGPSVSLHSGLHHRPDKISDHSNIKQDYTHKAGSSKHHGPSSATPGVIPQKMSLDKYREKRKLETLDLDARDHYIAAQVEQQHKHVQSQAASSSSVTSPIKMKIPITNAEKPEKYMADKKEKSGSLKLRIPIPPTDKSVSKEELKMKIKVSSSERHSSSDEGSGKSKHSSPHISRDHKEKHKEHPSNRHHPSSHKYSHSYSGSSSGGSKHSADGIPPAVLRSPVGLSSDGISSSSSSSRKKLHINDASHNHHSKMSKSSKSSGSSSSSSSSVKQYVSSHNSVFNHPLPPPPPVTYQVGYGHLSTLVKLDKKPVETNGPDVNHEYSTNSQHMDYKDTFDMLDSLLSAQGMNM from the exons TGCTTTTCATTTCAGGTTTTGAGATCACCATTGAACACCCACACACAGATGTGGTGAAATGTACCCAGTTAGTAAGAG caAGCAAGGATTTGGCACAGACATCCTATTTCATGGCTACCAACAG TCTGCATCTTACAACCTTCTGTCTTCAGTATAAACCAACAGTGATAGCATGTGTATGCATTCATTTGGCTTGCAAATGGTCCAATTGGGAGATTCCCGTGTCAACTGATGGAAAACATTGGTGGGAATATGTGGATCCTACAGTTACTCTGGAATTACTAGATG AGCTAACACATGAGTTTCTACAAATATTGGAGAAAACGCCTAGTAGGTTGAAGAGGATTCGAAACTGGAGG gCTAATCAGGCGGCTAAGAAACCAAAAGTAGATGGACAAGTATCAGAAACACCACTTCTTGGTTCATCTTTGGTCCAGAATTCCATTTTAGTAGATAGTGTTACTGGTGTGCCTACCAACCCAAGTTTTCAGAAACCATCTACATCAACATTCCCTGCACCAGTACCTCTaaattcaggaaatatttctGTTCAAGACAGCCATGCATCTGATAATTTGTCAGTGCTAGCAACAGGAATGCCAAGTACCTCATATGGTTTGTCATCACACCAAGAATGGCCTCAACATCAAGAGTCGGCAAGGACAGAACAGATATATTCACAGAAACAGgagacatctttgtctggtaGCCAGTACAGCATCAACTTCCAGCAGGGACCTTCTGTATCACTGCATTCAGGACTACATCACAGACCTGACAAAATTTCTGACCATTCTAATATTAAGCAAGATTATACTCATAAAGCAGGAAGCAGTAAACACCATGGGCCAAGTTCTGCTACTCCTGGAGTAATTCCTCAGAAAATGTCTTTagataaatacagagaaaaacgTAAGCTAGAAACCCTTGATCTGGATGCAAGGGATCATTATATAGCTGCCCAGGTAGAACAGCAACACAAACATGTACAGTCCCAGGCAGCCAGCAGCAGTTCTGTAACCTCtcccattaaaatgaaaattcccaTTACAAATGCtgaaaaacctgaaaaatatATGGCAGATAAGAAGGAAAAGAGTGGATCACTGAAATTACGGATTCCAATACCACCCACTGATAAAAGTGTCAGTAAAGAAGAactgaaaatgaagataaaagttTCTTCCTCAGAAAGGCACAGCTCTTCTGATGAAGGCAGTGGGAAGAGCAAGCATTCCAGCCCGCATATTAGCAGGGACCATAAGGAGAAGCACAAGGAGCATCCTTCCAACCGCCACCACCCCAGCAGTCACAAGTATTCCCACTCATacagtggcagcagcagtggtGGCAGCAAGCACAGTGCTGATGGGATACCACCCGCTGTTCTGAGGAGTCCTGTTGGCCTGAGCAGTGATGGCATTTCCTCTAGTTCCAGCTCTTCAAGGAAGAAGCTGCATATCAATGATGCATCTCACAACCATCACTCCAAAATGAGCAAAAGTTCCAAAAGTTCAGGTAGTTCATCTAGTTCTTCCTCCTCTGTTAAGCAGTATGTATCCTCTCACAACTCTGTTTTTAACCATCCCttaccccctcctccccctgtcACATACCAGGTGGGCTACGGACATCTCAGCACCCTCGTGAAACTGGACAAGAAGCCAGTGGAGACCAACGGTCCTGATGTCAATCACGAGTACAGTACAAACAGCCAGCATATGGACTACAAAGACACATTCGACATGCTGGACTCGCTGTTAAGTGCCCAAGGAATGAACATGTAA
- the CCNT2 gene encoding cyclin-T2 isoform X14 yields MLLKIFSSIENDGALVIFVSTSKDLAQTSYFMATNSLHLTTFCLQYKPTVIACVCIHLACKWSNWEIPVSTDGKHWWEYVDPTVTLELLDELTHEFLQILEKTPSRLKRIRNWRANQAAKKPKVDGQVSETPLLGSSLVQNSILVDSVTGVPTNPSFQKPSTSTFPAPVPLNSGNISVQDSHASDNLSVLATGMPSTSYGLSSHQEWPQHQESARTEQIYSQKQETSLSGSQYSINFQQGPSVSLHSGLHHRPDKISDHSNIKQDYTHKAGSSKHHGPSSATPGVIPQKMSLDKYREKRKLETLDLDARDHYIAAQVEQQHKHVQSQAASSSSVTSPIKMKIPITNAEKPEKYMADKKEKSGSLKLRIPIPPTDKSVSKEELKMKIKVSSSERHSSSDEGSGKSKHSSPHISRDHKEKHKEHPSNRHHPSSHKYSHSYSGSSSGGSKHSADGIPPAVLRSPVGLSSDGISSSSSSSRKKLHINDASHNHHSKMSKSSKSSGSSSSSSSSVKQYVSSHNSVFNHPLPPPPPVTYQVGYGHLSTLVKLDKKPVETNGPDVNHEYSTNSQHMDYKDTFDMLDSLLSAQGMNM; encoded by the exons ATGTTGTTGAAGATTTTCAGTAGTATAGAAAATGATGGCGCTCTTGTGATATTTGTAAGTA caAGCAAGGATTTGGCACAGACATCCTATTTCATGGCTACCAACAG TCTGCATCTTACAACCTTCTGTCTTCAGTATAAACCAACAGTGATAGCATGTGTATGCATTCATTTGGCTTGCAAATGGTCCAATTGGGAGATTCCCGTGTCAACTGATGGAAAACATTGGTGGGAATATGTGGATCCTACAGTTACTCTGGAATTACTAGATG AGCTAACACATGAGTTTCTACAAATATTGGAGAAAACGCCTAGTAGGTTGAAGAGGATTCGAAACTGGAGG gCTAATCAGGCGGCTAAGAAACCAAAAGTAGATGGACAAGTATCAGAAACACCACTTCTTGGTTCATCTTTGGTCCAGAATTCCATTTTAGTAGATAGTGTTACTGGTGTGCCTACCAACCCAAGTTTTCAGAAACCATCTACATCAACATTCCCTGCACCAGTACCTCTaaattcaggaaatatttctGTTCAAGACAGCCATGCATCTGATAATTTGTCAGTGCTAGCAACAGGAATGCCAAGTACCTCATATGGTTTGTCATCACACCAAGAATGGCCTCAACATCAAGAGTCGGCAAGGACAGAACAGATATATTCACAGAAACAGgagacatctttgtctggtaGCCAGTACAGCATCAACTTCCAGCAGGGACCTTCTGTATCACTGCATTCAGGACTACATCACAGACCTGACAAAATTTCTGACCATTCTAATATTAAGCAAGATTATACTCATAAAGCAGGAAGCAGTAAACACCATGGGCCAAGTTCTGCTACTCCTGGAGTAATTCCTCAGAAAATGTCTTTagataaatacagagaaaaacgTAAGCTAGAAACCCTTGATCTGGATGCAAGGGATCATTATATAGCTGCCCAGGTAGAACAGCAACACAAACATGTACAGTCCCAGGCAGCCAGCAGCAGTTCTGTAACCTCtcccattaaaatgaaaattcccaTTACAAATGCtgaaaaacctgaaaaatatATGGCAGATAAGAAGGAAAAGAGTGGATCACTGAAATTACGGATTCCAATACCACCCACTGATAAAAGTGTCAGTAAAGAAGAactgaaaatgaagataaaagttTCTTCCTCAGAAAGGCACAGCTCTTCTGATGAAGGCAGTGGGAAGAGCAAGCATTCCAGCCCGCATATTAGCAGGGACCATAAGGAGAAGCACAAGGAGCATCCTTCCAACCGCCACCACCCCAGCAGTCACAAGTATTCCCACTCATacagtggcagcagcagtggtGGCAGCAAGCACAGTGCTGATGGGATACCACCCGCTGTTCTGAGGAGTCCTGTTGGCCTGAGCAGTGATGGCATTTCCTCTAGTTCCAGCTCTTCAAGGAAGAAGCTGCATATCAATGATGCATCTCACAACCATCACTCCAAAATGAGCAAAAGTTCCAAAAGTTCAGGTAGTTCATCTAGTTCTTCCTCCTCTGTTAAGCAGTATGTATCCTCTCACAACTCTGTTTTTAACCATCCCttaccccctcctccccctgtcACATACCAGGTGGGCTACGGACATCTCAGCACCCTCGTGAAACTGGACAAGAAGCCAGTGGAGACCAACGGTCCTGATGTCAATCACGAGTACAGTACAAACAGCCAGCATATGGACTACAAAGACACATTCGACATGCTGGACTCGCTGTTAAGTGCCCAAGGAATGAACATGTAA
- the CCNT2 gene encoding cyclin-T2 isoform X13, producing MLQTLVLFISGFEITIEHPHTDVVKCTQLVRASKDLAQTSYFMATNSLHLTTFCLQYKPTVIACVCIHLACKWSNWEIPVSTDGKHWWEYVDPTVTLELLDELTHEFLQILEKTPSRLKRIRNWRANQAAKKPKVDGQVSETPLLGSSLVQNSILVDSVTGVPTNPSFQKPSTSTFPAPVPLNSGNISVQDSHASDNLSVLATGMPSTSYGLSSHQEWPQHQESARTEQIYSQKQETSLSGSQYSINFQQGPSVSLHSGLHHRPDKISDHSNIKQDYTHKAGSSKHHGPSSATPGVIPQKMSLDKYREKRKLETLDLDARDHYIAAQVEQQHKHVQSQAASSSSVTSPIKMKIPITNAEKPEKYMADKKEKSGSLKLRIPIPPTDKSVSKEELKMKIKVSSSERHSSSDEGSGKSKHSSPHISRDHKEKHKEHPSNRHHPSSHKYSHSYSGSSSGGSKHSADGIPPAVLRSPVGLSSDGISSSSSSSRKKLHINDASHNHHSKMSKSSKSSGSSSSSSSSVKQYVSSHNSVFNHPLPPPPPVTYQVGYGHLSTLVKLDKKPVETNGPDVNHEYSTNSQHMDYKDTFDMLDSLLSAQGMNM from the exons TGCTTTTCATTTCAGGTTTTGAGATCACCATTGAACACCCACACACAGATGTGGTGAAATGTACCCAGTTAGTAAGAG caAGCAAGGATTTGGCACAGACATCCTATTTCATGGCTACCAACAG TCTGCATCTTACAACCTTCTGTCTTCAGTATAAACCAACAGTGATAGCATGTGTATGCATTCATTTGGCTTGCAAATGGTCCAATTGGGAGATTCCCGTGTCAACTGATGGAAAACATTGGTGGGAATATGTGGATCCTACAGTTACTCTGGAATTACTAGATG AGCTAACACATGAGTTTCTACAAATATTGGAGAAAACGCCTAGTAGGTTGAAGAGGATTCGAAACTGGAGG gCTAATCAGGCGGCTAAGAAACCAAAAGTAGATGGACAAGTATCAGAAACACCACTTCTTGGTTCATCTTTGGTCCAGAATTCCATTTTAGTAGATAGTGTTACTGGTGTGCCTACCAACCCAAGTTTTCAGAAACCATCTACATCAACATTCCCTGCACCAGTACCTCTaaattcaggaaatatttctGTTCAAGACAGCCATGCATCTGATAATTTGTCAGTGCTAGCAACAGGAATGCCAAGTACCTCATATGGTTTGTCATCACACCAAGAATGGCCTCAACATCAAGAGTCGGCAAGGACAGAACAGATATATTCACAGAAACAGgagacatctttgtctggtaGCCAGTACAGCATCAACTTCCAGCAGGGACCTTCTGTATCACTGCATTCAGGACTACATCACAGACCTGACAAAATTTCTGACCATTCTAATATTAAGCAAGATTATACTCATAAAGCAGGAAGCAGTAAACACCATGGGCCAAGTTCTGCTACTCCTGGAGTAATTCCTCAGAAAATGTCTTTagataaatacagagaaaaacgTAAGCTAGAAACCCTTGATCTGGATGCAAGGGATCATTATATAGCTGCCCAGGTAGAACAGCAACACAAACATGTACAGTCCCAGGCAGCCAGCAGCAGTTCTGTAACCTCtcccattaaaatgaaaattcccaTTACAAATGCtgaaaaacctgaaaaatatATGGCAGATAAGAAGGAAAAGAGTGGATCACTGAAATTACGGATTCCAATACCACCCACTGATAAAAGTGTCAGTAAAGAAGAactgaaaatgaagataaaagttTCTTCCTCAGAAAGGCACAGCTCTTCTGATGAAGGCAGTGGGAAGAGCAAGCATTCCAGCCCGCATATTAGCAGGGACCATAAGGAGAAGCACAAGGAGCATCCTTCCAACCGCCACCACCCCAGCAGTCACAAGTATTCCCACTCATacagtggcagcagcagtggtGGCAGCAAGCACAGTGCTGATGGGATACCACCCGCTGTTCTGAGGAGTCCTGTTGGCCTGAGCAGTGATGGCATTTCCTCTAGTTCCAGCTCTTCAAGGAAGAAGCTGCATATCAATGATGCATCTCACAACCATCACTCCAAAATGAGCAAAAGTTCCAAAAGTTCAGGTAGTTCATCTAGTTCTTCCTCCTCTGTTAAGCAGTATGTATCCTCTCACAACTCTGTTTTTAACCATCCCttaccccctcctccccctgtcACATACCAGGTGGGCTACGGACATCTCAGCACCCTCGTGAAACTGGACAAGAAGCCAGTGGAGACCAACGGTCCTGATGTCAATCACGAGTACAGTACAAACAGCCAGCATATGGACTACAAAGACACATTCGACATGCTGGACTCGCTGTTAAGTGCCCAAGGAATGAACATGTAA
- the CCNT2 gene encoding cyclin-T2 isoform X12, with protein MATNSLHLTTFCLQYKPTVIACVCIHLACKWSNWEIPVSTDGKHWWEYVDPTVTLELLDELTHEFLQILEKTPSRLKRIRNWRANQAAKKPKVDGQVSETPLLGSSLVQNSILVDSVTGVPTNPSFQKPSTSTFPAPVPLNSGNISVQDSHASDNLSVLATGMPSTSYGLSSHQEWPQHQESARTEQIYSQKQETSLSGSQYSINFQQGPSVSLHSGLHHRPDKISDHSNIKQDYTHKAGSSKHHGPSSATPGVIPQKMSLDKYREKRKLETLDLDARDHYIAAQVEQQHKHVQSQAASSSSVTSPIKMKIPITNAEKPEKYMADKKEKSGSLKLRIPIPPTDKSVSKEELKMKIKVSSSERHSSSDEGSGKSKHSSPHISRDHKEKHKEHPSNRHHPSSHKYSHSYSGSSSGGSKHSADGIPPAVLRSPVGLSSDGISSSSSSSRKKLHINDASHNHHSKMSKSSKSSGSSSSSSSSVKQYVSSHNSVFNHPLPPPPPVTYQVGYGHLSTLVKLDKKPVETNGPDVNHEYSTNSQHMDYKDTFDMLDSLLSAQGMNM; from the exons ATGGCTACCAACAG TCTGCATCTTACAACCTTCTGTCTTCAGTATAAACCAACAGTGATAGCATGTGTATGCATTCATTTGGCTTGCAAATGGTCCAATTGGGAGATTCCCGTGTCAACTGATGGAAAACATTGGTGGGAATATGTGGATCCTACAGTTACTCTGGAATTACTAGATG AGCTAACACATGAGTTTCTACAAATATTGGAGAAAACGCCTAGTAGGTTGAAGAGGATTCGAAACTGGAGG gCTAATCAGGCGGCTAAGAAACCAAAAGTAGATGGACAAGTATCAGAAACACCACTTCTTGGTTCATCTTTGGTCCAGAATTCCATTTTAGTAGATAGTGTTACTGGTGTGCCTACCAACCCAAGTTTTCAGAAACCATCTACATCAACATTCCCTGCACCAGTACCTCTaaattcaggaaatatttctGTTCAAGACAGCCATGCATCTGATAATTTGTCAGTGCTAGCAACAGGAATGCCAAGTACCTCATATGGTTTGTCATCACACCAAGAATGGCCTCAACATCAAGAGTCGGCAAGGACAGAACAGATATATTCACAGAAACAGgagacatctttgtctggtaGCCAGTACAGCATCAACTTCCAGCAGGGACCTTCTGTATCACTGCATTCAGGACTACATCACAGACCTGACAAAATTTCTGACCATTCTAATATTAAGCAAGATTATACTCATAAAGCAGGAAGCAGTAAACACCATGGGCCAAGTTCTGCTACTCCTGGAGTAATTCCTCAGAAAATGTCTTTagataaatacagagaaaaacgTAAGCTAGAAACCCTTGATCTGGATGCAAGGGATCATTATATAGCTGCCCAGGTAGAACAGCAACACAAACATGTACAGTCCCAGGCAGCCAGCAGCAGTTCTGTAACCTCtcccattaaaatgaaaattcccaTTACAAATGCtgaaaaacctgaaaaatatATGGCAGATAAGAAGGAAAAGAGTGGATCACTGAAATTACGGATTCCAATACCACCCACTGATAAAAGTGTCAGTAAAGAAGAactgaaaatgaagataaaagttTCTTCCTCAGAAAGGCACAGCTCTTCTGATGAAGGCAGTGGGAAGAGCAAGCATTCCAGCCCGCATATTAGCAGGGACCATAAGGAGAAGCACAAGGAGCATCCTTCCAACCGCCACCACCCCAGCAGTCACAAGTATTCCCACTCATacagtggcagcagcagtggtGGCAGCAAGCACAGTGCTGATGGGATACCACCCGCTGTTCTGAGGAGTCCTGTTGGCCTGAGCAGTGATGGCATTTCCTCTAGTTCCAGCTCTTCAAGGAAGAAGCTGCATATCAATGATGCATCTCACAACCATCACTCCAAAATGAGCAAAAGTTCCAAAAGTTCAGGTAGTTCATCTAGTTCTTCCTCCTCTGTTAAGCAGTATGTATCCTCTCACAACTCTGTTTTTAACCATCCCttaccccctcctccccctgtcACATACCAGGTGGGCTACGGACATCTCAGCACCCTCGTGAAACTGGACAAGAAGCCAGTGGAGACCAACGGTCCTGATGTCAATCACGAGTACAGTACAAACAGCCAGCATATGGACTACAAAGACACATTCGACATGCTGGACTCGCTGTTAAGTGCCCAAGGAATGAACATGTAA